From Astyanax mexicanus isolate ESR-SI-001 chromosome 13, AstMex3_surface, whole genome shotgun sequence, the proteins below share one genomic window:
- the bcas1 gene encoding breast carcinoma-amplified sequence 1 isoform X6 gives MGIRQSLDITVPEKEHGEKKVQNGAPNGHALSGPDLPDAVSLEVSVQQNSEPPAKIQTDIALPTPEPVPAAVISVEVSPDPAVPAETIILTNTETPKLAQTGNFFKMFKKKNEPVIPEPEVTLDVSVQQNSELPALILTDNALPTPEPVPAAVVSVEVSPDPAVPAETITLTNTETPKPVQTANFFKMFKKKNDPVIPEPEVSLDVPVQQNSEPPAMILTDNALPTPEPVPAAVVSVEVSPDLAVPAEMITITNTEPPKPVQKPSLFNRFKKKNEPAIPEPEVSLDVSVQQNSEPPSIILTDKALPTPEPVPAAVVSVEVSPVPAVPAETITITNTGTPKPAQKPSLFNRFKKKNEPVIPEPEVSLDVSVQQNSDLPTMIETDNALPAPEPVPAAVVSVEVSPDPAVPAETITLTNIEPPKLAQKPSLFNRFKKKNEPVIPEPEVSLDVSVQQNSEPPAMILTDNALPTPEPVPAAVVSVEVSPDLAVPAEMITITNTEPPKPVQKPSLFNRFKKKNEPAIPEPEVSLDVSVQQNSEPPSIILTDKALPTPEPVPAAVVSVEVSPVPAVPAETITITNTETPKPAQKPSLFNRFKKKNESVIPEPEVSLEVSVQQNSDLPTMIETDNALPTPEPVPAAVVSVEVSPVPAVPAETITLTNIEPIKPVQKPSLFNRFKKKNEPAIPEPEVSLDVSVQQNSEAPSIILTDKALPTPEPVPAAVVSVEVSPVPAVPAETITITNTETPKPAQKPSLFNRFKKKNEPVIPEPEVSLDVSVQQNSELPAMILTDNALPTPEPVPAAVVSVEVSPEIAVPAEMITITNTEPPKPVQKPSLFNRFKKKNEPVIPEPEVTLEVSLQQNSELPIMIETDKALPTPEPVPAAVVSVEVSPDPAVPAETITLTNIEPPKPAQKPSLFNRFKKKNEAVIPEPEASLDVSVQQNSEPPTMIETDNALPTPEPVPAAVVSVEVSPDKAIPTETITITNTETPKPVQKPSLFNRFKKKNEPVIPEPEVTLEVSVQQNSEAPAVTQTDNTLPAPEPVPAAVVSVEVSPDPVISITPANKEPPKLVKKPSLFNRLKKKNEPVIPEPEVSLEVSVQQNSEAPAVTQTDNALPAPEPVPAAVVSVEVSPDPVISITSANKEPPKPVQKPSLFNKFKKKNEPVIPEPEVTLEVSVQQNSEASAVTLTDNPLPTPEPVPAAVVSVEVSPDKAIPTETITLTNTETPKPAQTGNFFKMFKKKNEPVIPEPEANVAEVPEELIVPEMQTDGQKSEPPDIKGSTQAEKVPQGESLSPSAAEVDEDSSSQPEESEAEENPVMNFFKTLVSPTKATKEAAAAPDASKDQSQKETPSAPTPNVPEPMKVPPPPPPAPPKMESKAEPAIKKEEPPAAEAAAAAAGKETPSRAKAKAKDSPFGKLFRPKALLGKVVSKVQAATASGASAPSKTSAPSEVKEEAQPVEVQVDASKTSTLEAAAKPEPPPAPKPEEKKSEKKPSPFANLLKPKVLLGQVSSKIRAAASSAAASVSLATGGAAAEPKKEAPAAAAPAVPDPAASAKAKEEPKPAATAAATAAVTAAAPDNKSVGSADNPSPSIPRKLEKRNSIQLFFKNLGQKRHSDAGVQTEAVAPEKAK, from the exons TAACCCTTGACGTATCAGTGCAGCAGAACAGTGAACTGCCGGCCTTGATTCTAACAGATAATGCACTGCCAACACCAGAACCAGTACCAGCTGCAGTCGTATCTGTGGAAGTATCACCCGATCCAGCAGTTCCAGCAGAAACCATCACACTAACCaacacagagacaccaaaaccAGTTCAGACAGCAAACTTCTTCAAGATGTTTAAGAAGAAGAATGATCCAGTGATTCCTGAACCAGAGG tGTCCCTTGACGTACCAGTGCAGCAGAACAGTGAACCACCGGCCATGATTCTAACAGATAATGCACTGCCAACACCAGAACCAGTACCAGCTGCAGTCGTATCTGTGGAAGTATCACCTGATCTAGCAGTTCCAGCAGAAATGATCACAATAACCAACACAGAACCACCAAAACCAGTTCAGAAACCAAGTCTCTTCAATAGGTTCAAGAAGAAGAACGAACCAGCGATTCCTGAACCAGAGG tGTCCCTTGACGTATCAGTGCAGCAGAACAGTGAACCGCCGTCCATAATTCTAACAGATAAAGCACTGCCAACACCAGAACCAGTACCAGCTGCAGTCGTATCTGTGGAAGTATCACCTGTTCCAGCAGTTCCAGCAGAGACCATCACAATAACCAACACAGGAACACCAAAACCAGCTCAGAAACCCAGTCTCTTCAATAGGTTCAAGAAGAAGAACGAACCAGTGATTCCTGAACCAGAGG TGTCCCTTGACGTATCAGTGCAGCAGAACAGTGACCTGCCAACCATGATTGAAACAGATAATGCACTGCCAGCACCAGAACCAGTACCAGCTGCAGTTGTATCTGTGGAAGTATCACCTGATCCAGCAGTTCCAGCAGAAACCATCACACTAACCAACATAGAACCACCAAAACTAGCTCAGAAACCCAGTCTCTTCAATAGGTTCAAGAAGAAGAACGAACCAGTGATTCCTGAACCAGAGG tGTCCCTTGACGTATCAGTGCAGCAGAACAGTGAACCACCGGCCATGATTCTAACAGATAATGCACTGCCAACACCAGAACCAGTACCAGCTGCAGTCGTATCTGTGGAAGTATCACCTGATCTAGCAGTTCCAGCAGAAATGATCACAATAACCAACACAGAACCACCAAAACCAGTTCAGAAACCCAGTCTCTTCAATAGGTTCAAGAAGAAGAACGAACCAGCGATTCCTGAACCAGAGG tGTCCCTTGACGTATCAGTGCAGCAGAACAGTGAACCGCCGTCCATAATTCTAACAGATAAAGCACTGCCAACACCAGAACCAGTACCAGCTGCAGTCGTATCTGTGGAAGTATCACCTGTTCCAGCAGTTCCAGCAGAGACCATCACAATAACCAACACAGAAACACCAAAACCAGCTCAGAAACCCAGTCTCTTCAATAGGTTCAAGAAGAAGAACGAATCAGTGATTCCTGAACCAGAGG TGTCCCTTGAAGTATCAGTGCAGCAGAACAGTGACCTGCCAACCATGATTGAAACAGATAATGCACTGCCAACACCAGAACCAGTACCAGCTGCAGTCGTATCTGTGGAAGTATCACCTGTTCCAGCAGTTCCAGCAGAGACCATCACACTAACCAACATAGAGCCAATAAAACCAGTTCAGAAACCCAGTCTCTTCAATAGGTTCAAGAAGAAAAATGAACCAGCGATTCCTGAACCAGAGG tGTCCCTTGACGTATCAGTGCAGCAGAACAGTGAAGCGCCGTCCATAATTCTAACAGATAAAGCACTGCCAACACCAGAACCAGTACCAGCTGCAGTCGTATCTGTGGAAGTATCACCTGTTCCAGCAGTTCCAGCAGAGACCATCACAATAACCAACACAGAAACACCAAAACCAGCTCAGAAACCCAGTCTCTTCAATAG GTTCAAGAAGAAGAACGAACCAGTGATTCCTGAACCAGAGG tGTCCCTTGACGTATCAGTGCAGCAGAACAGTGAACTACCAGCCATGATTCTAACAGATAATGCACTGCCAACACCAGAACCAGTACCAGCTGCAGTCGTATCTGTGGAAGTATCACCTGAAATAGCAGTTCCAGCAGAAATGATCACAATAACCAACACAGAACCACCAAAACCAGTTCAGAAACCCAGTCTCTTCAATAGATTCAAGAAGAAGAATGAACCAGTGATTCCTGAACCAGAGG taACCCTTGAAGTATCACTGCAGCAGAACAGTGAACTGCCAATCATGATTGAAACAGATAAAGCACTGCCAACACCAGAACCAGTACCAGCTGCAGTCGTATCTGTGGAAGTATCACCTGATCCAGCAGTTCCAGCAGAAACCATCACACTAACCAACATAGAACCACCAAAACCAGCTCAGAAACCCAGTCTCTTCAATAGGTTCAAGAAAAAGAACGAAGCAGTCATTCCAGAACCAGAGG CGTCCCTTGACGTATCAGTGCAGCAGAACAGTGAACCGCCGACCATGATTGAAACCGATAATGCACTGCCAACACCAGAACCAGTACCAGCTGCAGTCGTATCTGTGGAAGTATCACCTGATAAAGCAATCCCAACAGAAACCATCACAATAACCaacacagagacaccaaaaccAGTTCAGAAACCCAGTCTCTTCAACAGATTCAAGAAGAAGAACGAACCAGTGATTCCTGAACCAGAGG TAACTCTTGAAGTATCAGTGCAGCAGAACAGTGAAGCACCTGCCGTGACCCAAACAGATAACACACTGCCAGCACCAGAACCAGTACCAGCTGCAGTCGTATCTGTGGAAGTATCACCTGATCCAGTAATCTCCATCACACCAGCCAATAAAGAGCCACCGAAACTAGTTAAGAAACCCAGTCTCTTCAATAGGCTCAAGAAGAAGAATGAACCAGTGATTCCAGAACCAGAGG TATCCCTTGAAGTATCAGTTCAGCAGAACAGTGAAGCACCTGCCGTGACCCAAACAGATAATGCACTGCCAGCACCAGAACCAGTACCAGCTGCAGTCGTATCTGTGGAAGTATCACCTGATCCAGTAATCTCCATCACATCAGCCAATAAAGAGCCACCAAAACCAGTTCAGAAACCCAGTCTCTTCAATAAGTTCAAGAAGAAGAATGAACCAGTGATTCCTGAACCAGAGG TAACCCTTGAAGTATCAGTGCAGCAGAACAGTGAAGCATCTGCCGTGACTCTAACGGATAACCCACTGCCAACACCAGAACCAGTACCAGCTGCAGTCGTATCTGTGGAAGTATCACCTGATAAAGCAATCCCAACAGAGACCATCACACTAACCAACACAGAAACACCAAAACCAGCTCAGACAGGAAACTTCTTCAAGATGTTTAAGAAGAAGAACGAACCAGTGATTCCTGAACCAGAGGCTAATGTAGCTGAAGTACCTGAAGAACTGATAGTTCCAGAAATGCAGACCGATGGCCAGAAGTCT GAGCCTCCTGACATAAAGGGAAGTACACAGGCTGAGAAAGTGCCACAGGGCGAATCGCTCAGTCCCAGCGCCGCTGAGGTCGACGAAGACTCAAGTTCTCAACCGGAGGAGAGCGAAGCAGAGGAAAATCCAGTTATGAACTTTTTCAAAACTCtt GTGAGTCCGACCAAAGCCACCAAAGAAGCAGCGGCTGCTCCCGATGCCTCCAAagaccag TCACAGAAGGAGACCCCGTCGGCCCCCACGCCAAAC GTACCGGAACCAATGAAGGTGCCCCCTCCTCCGCCGCCGGCACCTCCAAAGATGGAGAGCAAAGCAGAACCAGCCATAAAGAAAGAGGAGCCACCagctgcagaagcagcagcagcagcagctggaaaggAGACCCCAAGCagggctaaagctaaagctaaagacaGCCCGTTCGGCAAGCTCTTCCGTCCAAAG GCGTTGCTAGGCAAGGTGGTGTCGAAAGTTCAGGCAGCAACAGCGAGCGGAGCCAGCGCCCCCTCCAAGACCTCAGCGCCG TCTGAGGTGAAGGAAGAAGCACAGCCAGTTGAGGTGCAG GTAGATGCATCCAAAACCAGCACCCTCGAGGCAGCCGCCAAACCAGAGCCCCCTCCGGCCCCCAAGCCAGAGGAGAAGAAGTCGGAGAAGAAGCCCTCGCCCTTTGCCAACCTGCTCAAACCAAAG GTACTGCTAGGACAAGTGAGCTCCAAGATCCGGGCAGCTGCATCCAGTGCTGCAGCCAGCGTGTCCCTTGCTACTGGAGGAGCG GCTGCAGAACCCAAGAAAGAAGCCCCGGCAGCAGCAGCTCCCGCAGTCCCCGATCCCGCTGCAAGCGCCAAGGCCAAAGAAGAGCCCAAGCCTGCTGCCACTGCCGCCGCCACTGCTGCTGTCACTGCAGCCGCCCCAGACAACAAGTCGGTGGGTAGTGCGGATAACCCTTCGCCCAGTATCCCCCGCAAGCTAGAGAAGAGGAACTCCATCCAGCTGTTCTTCAAAAATCTG GGTCAGAAACGTCACTCTGACGCCGGAGTGCAGACGGAGGCCGTGGCACCGGAGAAGGCCAAGTAA
- the bcas1 gene encoding breast carcinoma-amplified sequence 1 isoform X25, whose translation MGIRQSLDITVPEKEHGEKKVQNGAPNGHALSGPDLPDAVSLEVSVQQNSEPPAKIQTDIALPTPEPVPAAVISVEVSPDPAVPAETIILTNTETPKLAQTGNFFKMFKKKNEPVIPEPEVTLDVSVQQNSELPALILTDNALPTPEPVPAAVVSVEVSPDPAVPAETITLTNTETPKPVQTANFFKMFKKKNDPVIPEPEVSLDVPVQQNSEPPAMILTDNALPTPEPVPAAVVSVEVSPDLAVPAEMITITNTEPPKPVQKPSLFNRFKKKNEPAIPEPEVSLDVSVQQNSEPPSIILTDKALPTPEPVPAAVVSVEVSPVPAVPAETITITNTGTPKPAQKPSLFNRFKKKNEPVIPEPEVSLDVSVQQNSDLPTMIETDNALPAPEPVPAAVVSVEVSPDPAVPAETITLTNIEPPKLAQKPSLFNRFKKKNEPVIPEPEVSLDVSVQQNSEPPAMILTDNALPTPEPVPAAVVSVEVSPDLAVPAEMITITNTEPPKPVQKPSLFNRFKKKNEPAIPEPEVSLDVSVQQNSEPPSIILTDKALPTPEPVPAAVVSVEVSPVPAVPAETITITNTETPKPAQKPSLFNRFKKKNESVIPEPEVSLEVSVQQNSDLPTMIETDNALPTPEPVPAAVVSVEVSPVPAVPAETITLTNIEPIKPVQKPSLFNRFKKKNEPAIPEPEVTLDVSVQQNSELSAMIETDNALPAPEPVPAAVVSVEVLPDPAVPAETIILTNTEPPKPVQTANFFKMFKKKNEPVIPEPEVSLDISLQQNSEPPAMTETENALPTPEPVPAAVVSVEVSPDPAVPAETITLTNIEPPKPAQKPSLFNRFKKKNEPVIPEPEVTLEVSVQQNSEASAVTLTDNPLPTPEPVPAAVVSVEVSPDKAIPTETITLTNTETPKPAQTGNFFKMFKKKNEPVIPEPEANVAEVPEELIVPEMQTDGQKSEPPDIKGSTQAEKVPQGESLSPSAAEVDEDSSSQPEESEAEENPVMNFFKTLVSPTKATKEAAAAPDASKDQSQKETPSAPTPNVPEPMKVPPPPPPAPPKMESKAEPAIKKEEPPAAEAAAAAAGKETPSRAKAKAKDSPFGKLFRPKALLGKVVSKVQAATASGASAPSKTSAPSEVKEEAQPVEVQVDASKTSTLEAAAKPEPPPAPKPEEKKSEKKPSPFANLLKPKVLLGQVSSKIRAAASSAAASVSLATGGAAAEPKKEAPAAAAPAVPDPAASAKAKEEPKPAATAAATAAVTAAAPDNKSVGSADNPSPSIPRKLEKRNSIQLFFKNLGQKRHSDAGVQTEAVAPEKAK comes from the exons TAACCCTTGACGTATCAGTGCAGCAGAACAGTGAACTGCCGGCCTTGATTCTAACAGATAATGCACTGCCAACACCAGAACCAGTACCAGCTGCAGTCGTATCTGTGGAAGTATCACCCGATCCAGCAGTTCCAGCAGAAACCATCACACTAACCaacacagagacaccaaaaccAGTTCAGACAGCAAACTTCTTCAAGATGTTTAAGAAGAAGAATGATCCAGTGATTCCTGAACCAGAGG tGTCCCTTGACGTACCAGTGCAGCAGAACAGTGAACCACCGGCCATGATTCTAACAGATAATGCACTGCCAACACCAGAACCAGTACCAGCTGCAGTCGTATCTGTGGAAGTATCACCTGATCTAGCAGTTCCAGCAGAAATGATCACAATAACCAACACAGAACCACCAAAACCAGTTCAGAAACCAAGTCTCTTCAATAGGTTCAAGAAGAAGAACGAACCAGCGATTCCTGAACCAGAGG tGTCCCTTGACGTATCAGTGCAGCAGAACAGTGAACCGCCGTCCATAATTCTAACAGATAAAGCACTGCCAACACCAGAACCAGTACCAGCTGCAGTCGTATCTGTGGAAGTATCACCTGTTCCAGCAGTTCCAGCAGAGACCATCACAATAACCAACACAGGAACACCAAAACCAGCTCAGAAACCCAGTCTCTTCAATAGGTTCAAGAAGAAGAACGAACCAGTGATTCCTGAACCAGAGG TGTCCCTTGACGTATCAGTGCAGCAGAACAGTGACCTGCCAACCATGATTGAAACAGATAATGCACTGCCAGCACCAGAACCAGTACCAGCTGCAGTTGTATCTGTGGAAGTATCACCTGATCCAGCAGTTCCAGCAGAAACCATCACACTAACCAACATAGAACCACCAAAACTAGCTCAGAAACCCAGTCTCTTCAATAGGTTCAAGAAGAAGAACGAACCAGTGATTCCTGAACCAGAGG tGTCCCTTGACGTATCAGTGCAGCAGAACAGTGAACCACCGGCCATGATTCTAACAGATAATGCACTGCCAACACCAGAACCAGTACCAGCTGCAGTCGTATCTGTGGAAGTATCACCTGATCTAGCAGTTCCAGCAGAAATGATCACAATAACCAACACAGAACCACCAAAACCAGTTCAGAAACCCAGTCTCTTCAATAGGTTCAAGAAGAAGAACGAACCAGCGATTCCTGAACCAGAGG tGTCCCTTGACGTATCAGTGCAGCAGAACAGTGAACCGCCGTCCATAATTCTAACAGATAAAGCACTGCCAACACCAGAACCAGTACCAGCTGCAGTCGTATCTGTGGAAGTATCACCTGTTCCAGCAGTTCCAGCAGAGACCATCACAATAACCAACACAGAAACACCAAAACCAGCTCAGAAACCCAGTCTCTTCAATAGGTTCAAGAAGAAGAACGAATCAGTGATTCCTGAACCAGAGG TGTCCCTTGAAGTATCAGTGCAGCAGAACAGTGACCTGCCAACCATGATTGAAACAGATAATGCACTGCCAACACCAGAACCAGTACCAGCTGCAGTCGTATCTGTGGAAGTATCACCTGTTCCAGCAGTTCCAGCAGAGACCATCACACTAACCAACATAGAGCCAATAAAACCAGTTCAGAAACCCAGTCTCTTCAATAGGTTCAAGAAGAAAAATGAACCAGCGATTCCTGAACCAGAGG TAACCCTTGATGTATCAGTGCAGCAGAACAGCGAATTGTCAGCCATGATTGAAACAGATAATGCACTACCAGCACCAGAACCAGTACCAGCTGCAGTCGTATCTGTGGAAGTGTTACCTGATCCAGCAGTTCCAGCAGAAACCATCATACTAACCAACACAGAGCCACCAAAACCAGTTCAGACAGCAAACTTCTTCAAGATGTTCAAGAAGAAGAACGAACCAGTGATTCCTGAACCAGAGG TATCTCTTGACATATCATTGCAGCAGAACAGTGAACCACCGGCCATGACTGAAACAGAAAATGCACTGCCAACACCAGAACCAGTACCAGCTGCAGTCGTATCTGTGGAAGTATCTCCTGATCCAGCAGTTCCAGCAGAAACCATCACACTAACCAACATAGAACCACCAAAACCAGCTCAGAAACCCAGTCTCTTCAATAGGTTCAAGAAGAAGAACGAACCAGTGATTCCTGAACCAGAGG TAACCCTTGAAGTATCAGTGCAGCAGAACAGTGAAGCATCTGCCGTGACTCTAACGGATAACCCACTGCCAACACCAGAACCAGTACCAGCTGCAGTCGTATCTGTGGAAGTATCACCTGATAAAGCAATCCCAACAGAGACCATCACACTAACCAACACAGAAACACCAAAACCAGCTCAGACAGGAAACTTCTTCAAGATGTTTAAGAAGAAGAACGAACCAGTGATTCCTGAACCAGAGGCTAATGTAGCTGAAGTACCTGAAGAACTGATAGTTCCAGAAATGCAGACCGATGGCCAGAAGTCT GAGCCTCCTGACATAAAGGGAAGTACACAGGCTGAGAAAGTGCCACAGGGCGAATCGCTCAGTCCCAGCGCCGCTGAGGTCGACGAAGACTCAAGTTCTCAACCGGAGGAGAGCGAAGCAGAGGAAAATCCAGTTATGAACTTTTTCAAAACTCtt GTGAGTCCGACCAAAGCCACCAAAGAAGCAGCGGCTGCTCCCGATGCCTCCAAagaccag TCACAGAAGGAGACCCCGTCGGCCCCCACGCCAAAC GTACCGGAACCAATGAAGGTGCCCCCTCCTCCGCCGCCGGCACCTCCAAAGATGGAGAGCAAAGCAGAACCAGCCATAAAGAAAGAGGAGCCACCagctgcagaagcagcagcagcagcagctggaaaggAGACCCCAAGCagggctaaagctaaagctaaagacaGCCCGTTCGGCAAGCTCTTCCGTCCAAAG GCGTTGCTAGGCAAGGTGGTGTCGAAAGTTCAGGCAGCAACAGCGAGCGGAGCCAGCGCCCCCTCCAAGACCTCAGCGCCG TCTGAGGTGAAGGAAGAAGCACAGCCAGTTGAGGTGCAG GTAGATGCATCCAAAACCAGCACCCTCGAGGCAGCCGCCAAACCAGAGCCCCCTCCGGCCCCCAAGCCAGAGGAGAAGAAGTCGGAGAAGAAGCCCTCGCCCTTTGCCAACCTGCTCAAACCAAAG GTACTGCTAGGACAAGTGAGCTCCAAGATCCGGGCAGCTGCATCCAGTGCTGCAGCCAGCGTGTCCCTTGCTACTGGAGGAGCG GCTGCAGAACCCAAGAAAGAAGCCCCGGCAGCAGCAGCTCCCGCAGTCCCCGATCCCGCTGCAAGCGCCAAGGCCAAAGAAGAGCCCAAGCCTGCTGCCACTGCCGCCGCCACTGCTGCTGTCACTGCAGCCGCCCCAGACAACAAGTCGGTGGGTAGTGCGGATAACCCTTCGCCCAGTATCCCCCGCAAGCTAGAGAAGAGGAACTCCATCCAGCTGTTCTTCAAAAATCTG GGTCAGAAACGTCACTCTGACGCCGGAGTGCAGACGGAGGCCGTGGCACCGGAGAAGGCCAAGTAA